Proteins encoded in a region of the Deltaproteobacteria bacterium genome:
- a CDS encoding DNA-binding response regulator, translating into IAEFMNVSGKTVETHRDNIRKKFGIKHKKTNLRTHLSSL; encoded by the coding sequence ATAGCGGAATTTATGAATGTATCCGGAAAAACGGTTGAGACTCATAGAGACAATATTAGAAAGAAATTTGGTATAAAGCACAAAAAGACAAACCTCAGAACCCACCTATCCTCGCTATAA